The Plasmodium knowlesi strain H genome assembly, chromosome: 12 sequence TCATGTGATCCACTTCATGTGATCCACTTCATGTGATCCACTTCATGTGATCCCCTTTGTGTTATCCACTTTGCAGCTCTTCCAATGGATAATAAAGAATTTGGAGTCTCCCAGGTACTACGCCCCCGTGAGGTGGAACTCCCGTGAAGAGGTGGAAAAAAGCTACCAGCGGATCGTCCAGGAAATAGTTCACATAGACCAGTCGTCGACGAAAAATTGTGTAAACGAGAATGTTGATTATAATACCTTATTCAGCACTGCGAATTTTAAGGAGATTCTGTCTCTCTGCTACTCCATGCACGATGTCGGCACGTGAGtgtacgaaaaaaagaagaaaaaaaaaaaaaaatagggacACACGGTGCAGATAGAGAAGCAAAGGATAGTGAGATACACTGAATTACGGTGAGAGGACGCACTACatataacaaaaaacaaattaaatgaaaagatCAGTGGAGCACTGAGATGGTGGTGCGAATTTAAGGTGACCAAACAAAAGGGAGGAGTCCCCAGAGCATGTATCATTAATAGACAGAAACGTAGAGCAGTTGGCACAACGGTCGGTATGCAGTTACAAATGTGGGGATGAATATAATTACGATAGGAATATGATTGTGAAGGGAAGGGGGCGTCATTCCCAACTgacaaataaagaaaatgaaaaaggggtCAATATGAATATGCCCGGTGCACACTCGACAGAAGTGTGTTGACGCATATCCAAGTGCATCAATGGGCATACACGCACAACAAAGGTGAACATCTCTGTGGTGACATATACGCATAGAAGGGAATTATGACCAGACATCTGTACACAATACAGATGGGGAAATATGCAGgtgggttaaaaaaaaaaaaaaaaattacactaCTATGTTGCAGTAGGACCGTCCAGGTTGATAGCCAGTTGAGCAAGTTGAACCTGAATAGAGGCCACGATTTCTTTACAACTCATTTATGTTTCTGTAAACTTTCGCCCAAATATCCTTCGGAGATGCAATTCCACAGGATATGTGATAACTTGAGGTCTGATTAAAGAGGACATATACGGCCAAGAGGATGTCTATCTTTTCGATTTTACTTAGGATAAGATTATCCCTGAGgagtaaattatttttatactttaATGGGAAATGGGTTAATTGCATGCCTGAAATTTTATCgacaaaaaatttcaaatcttttgtttttttatttaaataagATAATTTGGCATTTTCTATTAAGTAATCAGAGTagttataaaaattttttgtaaaattttcaaaactAGAAagaacttcattttttataatttttaaatctttGGGATTTGTCTGAACAAGTAAGGTAAAAAATCctgcaaaatatttttcataatttataaattcaaaggaagaatcataagttaattcttttttttctcttaaatAGTGAAATAATTTACTATTCAGTATGTACTGAATGATGTATGATACTGCATTGAAAAATAATGGGTtggtatataatttttttttgtttgtaatTAATTCGGTGatgtcttcctttttgtatttttctatGTTGATGTGATTTACAAGTTGTGTGAGTCCTTCACTTGTGgtgtttttttctacattttcatCTTCCATTTCATGATATAGAACCTGTTTTAGAAATTGTAGTAAGTATAGCGATATGTGCACCCCATTGGAGAGGAAGCCAAAGTGGTTGGCACTCTTTccgatgaggaggaaaacggcgtgatcttctttttcttttaaatacaCGTAGGTGgcttgttttattttttgttcgaAGTTTTGAAGTGGGCACAGGAGGGAGTACTCATCTTGTAGGGGGTCCCTTCCGTTGTGCGTGTCGTTGTACGTTGGGTTGTTTTCATCACCAGGGGAATTCACCTGTTGGGAAATTACTCCTTCCACTGCTATTTCGTTTCCATTCAGGGGTTCCTCCTCTCTTTTAAATGGAAGCGTTCCAATGTAATGCATCACGTAGTAGTGCACAAAATCGGATATGTCTCCTACAACGGTAAGCTCAAGCAGGGAGGGGTTGCTAAACAGGTGCTTTAGCATCTTCTGCACCTTTTCCAGAGACATTTCTTCGGCTTCCCGCAGGTCAAAGTTTTGGTAGCCCATCGCTCCATCGGAGAGGTAAGAGATGGTTTGTCCCAGGAGGAAGGActgcaaaggggggggggagcagAAGTCGCGTAAAATTTGGCAACAAAATGTGGTATAAGTATGTGGTATAAGTATGTGGTATAAGTATGTGGTATAAGTATGTGGTATAAGTATGTGGTATAAGTATGTGGTATAAGTATGTGGTATAAGTATGTGGTATAAGTATGTGGTATAAGTATGTGGTATAAGTATGTGGTATAAGTATGTGGTATAAGTATGTGGTATAAGTATGTGGTATAAGTATGTGGTATAAGTATGTGGTATAAGTATGTGGTATAAGTATGTGGTGCAAATATGACAATGGCGACGCCACGCGGACGGAGCGCTGTGGATCCGCCGGCGGGAAAATTCTTACCTGGAGATTGTTCTTATATTCGTAGAAATCCTTCCGTAGTTTGTCCACGACCCTGTTAAGGGCAGACTCTTCAATCCGTGTTTGCAATAAAATATTGTTAAGTATGGAAAAGGCTGAATTCATATTTTCGTGTTTATTATACGTATAAATatcgataaaaaaatattcgtcATTAATATCGatgcatatatttatgctCCTATTGCTACAATGAATTTCGACGTTTTCACGACTGATGTTTTCTATTTCTCCTCCCTCGAATAGACATATAACTGAGAATAATAAGGGGaagacgtttttttttttttttttcaatatgtCATTATGTGGTATGATTAATCTGAggtatatgttttttttgtctatTTGTGTTTTGTATAAATTCACTTTGATGCCATTTGCCAGTTGGTAGTTTTCGACTTCTCTTTGGTTTCTCTCCACCTGCACGTATTTTTTCAGGTTGACTCTGCCCTCGGTTTCTCGGATGGTCAGCTGGGTGAGAGGTTCATCCAGTTTGATATGCTCTTTTCCCTGCGTAGGGTGCCTTAGGTGTGTGCCCTGGGGGGCGTCCTTCCCATGCTTGACTCGTCCCACATTGTTCTCCGCATCGAAGTCATAGCACGTTCGGAAGAGGGGAAAATTGGGCGCAGTGTACACGAGGGGTGCGGTGCCATTCTTGTCTAGTTTGTTCACACCAGTGAGGACGCACAGAAGGGGCTGCTCGTCCCTTTTCACCTGACTGATCTTGTGAAGGATGCCCGTGAATATGTCTTCCCTGGGTGGGTGTTCCGCCCTGGAATTAACGTACCTAGCcatgtgcaaattttttgtgatattttcatatacatatttatgtgaTAGTAATGTGTTCTGAAAGCTTAATGAAAAGTTTGGAACGTCGGATACCGAATTGATGTTGTCTAGGAACAGCTTCTTCACTTGATCCTTGTCGAAAGAATTGAAATCTAAGTGTGGAACATGGATAATAACACAGTTAGGCTTAAAATTCGTATGCTCCTTGAATATGTTAAACAAatattgaaaataatttttggcAAAGGAATTAACTTGttctatttttaaattatcaaaaattTCCCgcttaagttttttttccctcttctcaTTAAGGTAAACATGTTTGCAAGAATTGTAGTCGATAATTTTCTGTATTTCATCTGTGTACATTTCGTTCATTCGGGTTTCCAAgatttgttcttcctcttccttctctggGTGCACGAGCTTCATCTGTTTTGTTCCTCCGCCACTGGCTGAGCTGGAATCGCCTTCGCCGCTGCCTCCACCTACATCCTCGTACTGAATCTCGTTGGCCCGATAATTTTGTAACTCATCATTGCTAAATCCGTGGGCTAGCAAACTTTTaatgaaattataaaaagctTTCACAGCTTCCGCGAACGACTTTGTCGTCGTCTTTATTTCCACCGTTCTGATGGTGGCTCCTTCGTTAATATTTGTGTACTCATTAATATCTATGCTGTTAAATAAATCTCTCTTGTACACGTTAAAACGGAAAGACAAACAATAAAACATAACATCCTTCATGACATAATTTCTGTAATCCTCCATCGTTCGAatgctttttatttcctccttcatcaGTATATTTATGTTGACATTATttaaagaatattttataatttcaaAATCTGTTGTgaggtttccttttttacctgacttgttcagaattttttcttcttccaaattTGGTTTGTACTTTTCGCTGAGGTAGGCCCTAAATTTCAGCTCGCTCATGGCTTCGTTTTGAAATTTGTTTCGGAATTCGTTCAGTTTGCGTGCGTCGAGGATGTTGTCATCTGGGTATTCTTCGTCCAGGGGGGGATTGTTGGAACCGttttcaacatttttggGTGCGTCTTTCTTATCGCCCGGTGTGCTATCTATATTTGTGTgtaccttctcttttcccgTGTCGGTACCTCCTATGACATATTCCCCTCCACACACTTCATCCATTTTACTGTCTGGTCCATTTAAAGAGCCATTTTCCGGTTCGCCCTTTACTGAATAATCAGCTCCATACATATGGACAATTGCGGGTAGGTTTTTATTTCTCGATCGCAAAGTGTTGTCATTTAGAATGGCCAGGTATTTAATGTCGTCCGGTGTTAGATCCTCCTTCTTAATGTCCTGAAATTTTTCGCTCACCAATTTTCGAGCTATGTCCACGTTGACATCTCCGTAGATGTACAGGTTGACATTTTCCGTTCTGAAGAAAAGGTCAAAGTATTTTTTGATGTCCTTGGGTTCGTACCTCTTTAGCAGCTCCAGCTTCCCGATGGGAAGTCGGTGGCTCAGTCTGCGGTGGGGGTAGTTGTAAGGGGAACAGTCAGTGAAGCGACAACGTAAGAAGCGGCCAAAGCGAGGGCATAAGCAACGACATAAGTGACGAAATGAGTGAAGAAATGAGTGACAAAATAAGTGACGGGGTAAGTGACGGGGTAAGTGACGGGGTAAGTGACGGGGTAAGTGACGGGGTAAGTGACGGGGTAAGTGACGGGGTAAGTGACGGGGTAAGTGACGGGGTAAGTGACGGGGTAAGCAAAAAGTGGAGGGAATGCCAACAGCGTGACGCACCTGTTTTCCTTGTGCAACGTTTTAATTATGTCTGAATTCATTTTATATTCCACCGTGTTGATAATACTGTATTCTGAAAAAAttgccttcttctccttaatAATTCGTTCCCTGTTGAATtgtgtttctccttttagtACTTCCACCATGGTGTCGATGCAGTTGGAGAGGATGGCATGCTTGTAGTTAAATTCGTCTACTGTGTAAATATCGTAATCTTCAATTTGATCTTGCCTAACATTTTCTACGACATTTTCGTACTGGAAGTGGGCTAGGGAGTTTTCTTTGTATAGTTCTTTGTTCAGGCTCACGCTTATGTAGAAGACGATGTGGTGAAAATCGGTGTATGCATTCGTCCGAATATTTTTGtctataatattttttcgatttctGCGCGGGGTGGTAAAAAAGAGTAAAGTGCGAATGTTCATATCATCAAAGTGTTgggtatgaaaaaaaaacttgctTCTTTGAGAAATCACACAcgcaaaatatataaagcATGATAACAAATGCCTTACTTTGAACCCATGTAGGAGACATGCTCACAGAGGTGACTTATCCCTTgctgatttttcttttcattcacaCTGCCAGTGTTCACTTCCATGTACACATGCATCTCCTCGTAATTGTAGTCAATTGGATTTGTGTAATTCTTGTATTCATTTGAAATTTTGTGAGAAGGTAATATGATGTGTTTTTCGTTAtttaaaatgtacatttttttatttttgttttttctttttttgtagatGATGTTGGTCAGGCGGTTGGGGAGTTCGTACTTGATTAAATCATCGTCTTCTTTTAGTTCGTTCGTCTGCAGTTGGGGTTGAAGGTGGTGCGTAGAGATGAGGGCTGCGGGTGTAAGGTATGTCGGTGGGTGCAAGGACGGGAGCGttttgtacacatgtatggtTAACGGAAGGAACACCCTATATTTGTTTCTCTCCTGTCGCCCAAACACGCCCCATTTGAAACCGCCCCAAATGGAAAACGGATGGTACACTCTCTCATTCCATGAACAAACGTTGAATTCTCTTTAAATTGGTGTCATAATATATGCAAgcagagaggaaaaaaatatgggaaGGTGCCCCCAGGTGAACATGATAAACGTgtgggagaaggaaaaacgcaTAAATTGTCTAAACGTGCCAAATCGTAGCACGAAttaggcagaaaaaaaaaaaaaaaaaaaaaaaaaaaaaagttaacacGTCTCACAAACAAACATCTGAAATTCACTCGACCGCGTGATACACATTCCGTTCCCATACGGATAagaatattttcttgaaataaaatgaattcttttttttttttttttggagaaaataattgGGCCATGAAGAATATACCCATTTATAGCGTCAATTCAATATTAAAATTGCTATTCAAATCGTCTTCTTTGTCAACATTACGGTTATAGAGATTTTTGAGGTACAAACCAAACTGCTTTGCAAAATAGCTGATAATTATATTTGCCCCGGATCTTAGGTAACTTTTAAATAGCTCCgttaaaatttcattttcataatttatgTGTGCATTCAAATGTTTGACGTAATTTTTGATCATCATGTATTCACCAGAAACGTTGTAAACTGCCAATGGGACTTGGG is a genomic window containing:
- a CDS encoding stromal-processing peptidase, putative — its product is MIKIDGIILLYLSVLNLVCCLNSNLSKSAYILYTPKSTKRYKAPFRRWNSPQNNNTNELKEDDDLIKYELPNRLTNIIYKKRKNKNKKMYILNNEKHIILPSHKISNEYKNYTNPIDYNYEEMHVYMEVNTGSVNEKKNQQGISHLCEHVSYMGSKNRKNIIDKNIRTNAYTDFHHIVFYISVSLNKELYKENSLAHFQYENVVENVRQDQIEDYDIYTVDEFNYKHAILSNCIDTMVEVLKGETQFNRERIIKEKKAIFSEYSIINTVEYKMNSDIIKTLHKENRLSHRLPIGKLELLKRYEPKDIKKYFDLFFRTENVNLYIYGDVNVDIARKLVSEKFQDIKKEDLTPDDIKYLAILNDNTLRSRNKNLPAIVHMYGADYSVKGEPENGSLNGPDSKMDEVCGGEYVIGGTDTGKEKVHTNIDSTPGDKKDAPKNVENGSNNPPLDEEYPDDNILDARKLNEFRNKFQNEAMSELKFRAYLSEKYKPNLEEEKILNKSGKKGNLTTDFEIIKYSLNNVNINILMKEEIKSIRTMEDYRNYVMKDVMFYCLSFRFNVYKRDLFNSIDINEYTNINEGATIRTVEIKTTTKSFAEAVKAFYNFIKSLLAHGFSNDELQNYRANEIQYEDVGGGSGEGDSSSASGGGTKQMKLVHPEKEEEEQILETRMNEMYTDEIQKIIDYNSCKHVYLNEKREKKLKREIFDNLKIEQVNSFAKNYFQYLFNIFKEHTNFKPNCVIIHVPHLDFNSFDKDQVKKLFLDNINSVSDVPNFSLSFQNTLLSHKYVYENITKNLHMARYVNSRAEHPPREDIFTGILHKISQVKRDEQPLLCVLTGVNKLDKNGTAPLVYTAPNFPLFRTCYDFDAENNVGRVKHGKDAPQGTHLRHPTQGKEHIKLDEPLTQLTIRETEGRVNLKKYVQVERNQREVENYQLANGIKVNLYKTQIDKKNIYLRLIIPHNDILKKKKKNVFPLLFSVICLFEGGEIENISRENVEIHCSNRSINICIDINDEYFFIDIYTYNKHENMNSAFSILNNILLQTRIEESALNRVVDKLRKDFYEYKNNLQSFLLGQTISYLSDGAMGYQNFDLREAEEMSLEKVQKMLKHLFSNPSLLELTVVGDISDFVHYYVMHYIGTLPFKREEEPLNGNEIAVEGVISQQVNSPGDENNPTYNDTHNGRDPLQDEYSLLCPLQNFEQKIKQATYVYLKEKEDHAVFLLIGKSANHFGFLSNGVHISLYLLQFLKQVLYHEMEDENVEKNTTSEGLTQLVNHINIEKYKKEDITELITNKKKLYTNPLFFNAVSYIIQYILNSKLFHYLREKKELTYDSSFEFINYEKYFAGFFTLLVQTNPKDLKIIKNEVLSSFENFTKNFYNYSDYLIENAKLSYLNKKTKDLKFFVDKISGMQLTHFPLKYKNNLLLRDNLILSKIEKIDILLAVYVLFNQTSSYHISCGIASPKDIWAKVYRNINEL